The following are encoded in a window of Narcine bancroftii isolate sNarBan1 chromosome 2, sNarBan1.hap1, whole genome shotgun sequence genomic DNA:
- the LOC138752247 gene encoding probable G-protein coupled receptor 132 has translation MTNSTACNINYSQAATPQSTVYSLVLIFGLPTNLVTLVLSTLKIWRKNVLSVYLFTLSLSDLIYLGTIPHWISYVKNSNKWDYSPISCQITGYIFFNNLYISIFLLCCISIDRCLVVLQPLESRRRRQRRTAVAVCATIWVLVMLIHTPVFIMSNLQSTQAKNDSCFETLPMPPLVAKFNYARFCVGFSIPFGILVSTNLLIFRRIQSSHGLNLAQKTKAKYLALAVIFIFLVCFAPYHIILLSRAVAHTMLENSCWFEERIYMVSTVFLCLCTVNSVLNPFLYMFSSESVRQELVRDLRLLACNLAPQETMTESAILRGSPGSLMSASPREELPGEN, from the coding sequence ATGACCAACTCCACAGCCTGCAACATCAATTACAGCCAGGCTGCGACTCCCCAGTCAACCGTCTATAGCCTGGTCCTCATCTTCGGCCTCCCCACCAACTTGGTGACCTTGGTCCTGAGCACGCTGAAGATCTGGAGGAAGAATGTGCTGTCCGTCTACCTCTTCACCCTCTCGCTCTCTGACCTCATTTACCTGGGcaccatcccccactggatctCCTACGTGAAGAACTCCAACAAGTGGGACTACAGCCCCATTTCCTGCCAAATCACTGGCTACATCTTCTTCAATAACCTTTACATCAGCATCTTTTTGCTCTGTTGCATCTCCATTGACCGCTGCCTGGTGGTCCTCCAACCCTTGGAGTCTCGGAGGCGACGGCAAAGGCGGACAGCAGTGGCTGTCTGTGCCACTATCTGGGTGCTGGTGATGTTGATCCACACGCCCGTCTTCATCATGTCAAACCTGCAGAGCACGCAGGCCAAGAACGACTCCTGCTTTGAGACCTTACCCATGCCGCCTCTGGTCGCCAAGTTCAACTACGCTCGCTTCTGTGTGGGATTCAGCATCCCCTTCGGCATCCTGGTCTCCACCAATCTCCTCATCTTCCGGAGGATCCAGTCTAGTCACGGCCTGAACTTGGCCCAGAAGACCAAAGCCAAGTATCTTGCCTTGGCTGTGATCTTCATATTCCTTGTCTGTTTTGCCCCCTACCACATCATCCTCCTCAGCAGGGCTGTGGCACACACTATGTTAGAGAACAGCTGCTGGTTCGAGGAGAGGATCTACATGGTGTCCACTGTGTTCCTCTGCCTCTGCACTGTCAACAGCGTCTTGAACCCCTTCCTCTACATGTTCTCCTCTGAGAGCGTGAGGCAAGAGTTGGTGCGAGATCTCCGGCTCCTCGCCTGCAACCTAGCCCCTCAGGAGACCATGACAGAGAGTGCTATTCTCAGAGGCAGCCCTGGTTCACTGATGTCCGCATCTCCACGGGAGGAGCTGCCAGGTGAAAATTAA